Part of the uncultured Desulfobacter sp. genome, TACCTTGACCGCATTGATGCGCACCAGATCCATGCCATGGGCCAGCAATACCGCAATTATAATAAACCCGACACCGGCCTGGACAAACCCGCCATAGATTCCCACAAAGAAAAAGGAAACCACCAGCACAATTTTGCGCAATGCACTGAACCGGATATCCTGTTGCCTGATCCGTTTCATGGGATCCACAGCGGTGAAAATCAAAACCCCGATCATGATACCGGCCAGAATCCGGTTAAACACCACATCATCCAAGCTGACGGCAAGATTTGCCCCAAACCAGCTGCCGATGAGCGCAGGCGGTGTACACAGCAACACCAGATCAACCGGTAAAAACCCACGCTTCTTAAACCCTATAATGGCGAAAAGATCCTGGCAGAAAATTGCGATACGATTGGTGCCGTTGGCCACGGTACTGCCAAGGCCCATAAAAATAAGCAGGGGCAGGGTCAACAAAGACCCGCCCCCTGCCAAAACATTGAGAATTCCTGCCACAATCCCCACAACAAACAAAAGGGGCATTTGCCAGTAATAGATCAAACTTAAATTTTCCATACCCATGTTTTTCCTGGGACACCACAATTGCCGGCTGTACCACAGTGAAAAACGAGGTCAACCCATGGCCGATTTAACAATCCAATTTAAATCATCAGGCTCCAGAGGACACCTGCGGCGATGGCAGAACCGATAACGCCGGAAACATTAGGGGCCATGGCGTGCATGAGCAGAAAATTTGACGGATCTTCCCGCTGACCCACCACATGTACCACCCGGGCGGAGTCGGGCACGGCGGAAACGCCGGCGGCACCGAGCAGGGGATTGATCTTCTTTTTCAAAAACAGGTTCATGAACTTGGCAAATAACAGTCCGCAGGCGGTTGCAATACCAAAGGAAAGCGCGCCCAACACAAAAATTTTCACGGAGTCCTGGGTCAAAAAGACATCACCCTGGGTGGATGCCCCCACGGTAATCCCCAAAAGGATGGTGGCGATGTCAATGAGTGCCGTGCG contains:
- a CDS encoding sulfite exporter TauE/SafE family protein, whose translation is MENLSLIYYWQMPLLFVVGIVAGILNVLAGGGSLLTLPLLIFMGLGSTVANGTNRIAIFCQDLFAIIGFKKRGFLPVDLVLLCTPPALIGSWFGANLAVSLDDVVFNRILAGIMIGVLIFTAVDPMKRIRQQDIRFSALRKIVLVVSFFFVGIYGGFVQAGVGFIIIAVLLAHGMDLVRINAVKVFVIFVYTGVALAVFIYHGEVNFLLGLSLAAGNAIGGALGPKLAVAKGHDWIKKLVNITVLAFAIKLLFFS